A window of Halopseudomonas sabulinigri genomic DNA:
GCGAATAGCTGGCATAGGGCGCAATCCCGTTAGCAAACTCATAAACCAGGCCAAAACGACCAGTGAAAGCTTCGTCATCCTGATCCACTGTACTGCTGGTGCCCGCCAGCACATCAGTAGTTTTGCTGTCAGCCTTGGCGAGGTCATACCGGCCGCCCAGATTGAAGGTCCAACCGGCCAGCTGCAGCTCTTCCTGTAGGTACAACCCAGCCTGGTAACGGTCCTGTTCGCGCCTGGTGGTCAACGGCGGTTTTACCGCATCGCCGCTGTACTCCAGCGTGCTCAGGTCGATCGGGCTGACGCTGGTGCCCTGGAAGTGCTCATCGTAGGTCGCGTCTTCGTGCTGATAATCTGCGCCGATCAGCAGCGTATGCTCAGCCGACCCCGTCGCAAAGCGAGCGATAGCCTGATTGTCCACGGTGAAGGTGGTGGAGTCTTCCGGGAAGGCCCAGGCGTAACGCGCCAACACCGTCGGGCTGATCATACTGTAGGCTTGCACGCGCTGGGTGTAGGTATCCACACGCGAGGCGCGCAAGTTCTGGCGCAACTGCCATACCTCGTTAAGCTGGTGCTCAAACTCCCAGCCAGCCATCATTTGCTCATTGCTGAAGCGATCAAAGCCCGGCTCACCGATAAATGTATCGGCGTCCAGTTTGCCGTAGGGGGAGCCACCATAGAGCGTGCCAACCGCAGGCAGCGCTGGCTGGGCACCACCGCCATCCGAGTCGATATTCTGATACTGCGCCAGCAGAGTCAGCTGCGTGTCATCACCAATCAGCCAGGTCAGCGAGGGAGCGATGAACTGGCGCTCCTCATTGAGGTAATCCACCCGCGAGTCACTTTCGCCCAACTGGCCGACCAGGCGATACAGCAGGTTGCCACTGTCAGTCAACGCGCCGCCCAGATCGAAACCCACTTGCTGCGCATCGTAGCTGCCGTACTCGGCATAGACTTCCCGCACCGGGGCGACGCTGGGGCGCTTGCTGACCATATTGATCATGCCGCCGGGAGCATTCTGACCATAGAGCACCGAGGCAGGGCCCTTGAACACCTCTACCCGCTCCAACCCGTAGCTGGCAATTTTTGGCTGCGCGTAACCCAATACACCAAACGGCAGGCGCAAGCCATCGAGATAACGCCCCGGCGTAAAGCCGCGCACGGTGAACCAGTCATGCCGCACGTCGGCATTGCCATACTGACTGACCAGGCCCGGTGTGTACTGCAACGCCTGGGACACATTGTTGGCGCCGTGCTGCTGCAGCTCTTCGCGGGTCACCACGTTCACCGCCTGGGGTGTGCGTATCAGCGGCGTACCGGTTTTGGTACCGGCTGCTGAGGTGGTAGCCACGATGCTACCGGCTGCCGCGCTCGGCAAGTGCACTGCGTGCTGCCCGGTGATGGTGAGCGGTGCCAGCAGCGCGGCATCCGTGCCAGCCGCGCTGAGCACGTAAACCCGGCTGCCGTGCTGCTCAATGCTCAAGCCGCTCCCTTGCAACAAGCGGGCGAAGCCCTCAGTAACGCTGTATTCACCGCGCAGACCGGGCGACTGACGCCCCTCAGTCAATGATGGCTT
This region includes:
- a CDS encoding TonB-dependent siderophore receptor; the protein is MTHAFSRQRVAGAHFARLPLRAAIIAVSLLTSVAQVQAQVQTQPGGVDAQRNSYQVAAGTLANALTDFAAQAGVTVQFKPSLTEGRQSPGLRGEYSVTEGFARLLQGSGLSIEQHGSRVYVLSAAGTDAALLAPLTITGQHAVHLPSAAAGSIVATTSAAGTKTGTPLIRTPQAVNVVTREELQQHGANNVSQALQYTPGLVSQYGNADVRHDWFTVRGFTPGRYLDGLRLPFGVLGYAQPKIASYGLERVEVFKGPASVLYGQNAPGGMINMVSKRPSVAPVREVYAEYGSYDAQQVGFDLGGALTDSGNLLYRLVGQLGESDSRVDYLNEERQFIAPSLTWLIGDDTQLTLLAQYQNIDSDGGGAQPALPAVGTLYGGSPYGKLDADTFIGEPGFDRFSNEQMMAGWEFEHQLNEVWQLRQNLRASRVDTYTQRVQAYSMISPTVLARYAWAFPEDSTTFTVDNQAIARFATGSAEHTLLIGADYQHEDATYDEHFQGTSVSPIDLSTLEYSGDAVKPPLTTRREQDRYQAGLYLQEELQLAGWTFNLGGRYDLAKADSKTTDVLAGTSSTVDQDDEAFTGRFGLVYEFANGIAPYASYSQSFAPTAGVGADGNALKPTEGEQYELGVRYQPASGSSLWTLSVYDLTQQNVLTRDLLTNVRSQTGEVRVRGMELEGKMALRRGLDASVSYALTDSEITRDGNPTVEGNEQPFVPNKQGSAWLNYVVQSSALRGLGLGGGVRYIGKSYGEVANNFESPSVTLFDAVLSYDVGALSQSLEGAQLSLSANNIMNKEYVSYCISSTGCFYDGGRVVTAQVKYNW